In the Acanthopagrus latus isolate v.2019 chromosome 23, fAcaLat1.1, whole genome shotgun sequence genome, one interval contains:
- the LOC119013856 gene encoding myosin heavy chain, fast skeletal muscle-like, which yields MSTDAEMEQYGPAAVYLRKPEKERIEAQTAPFDAKTAYFVAEPTEMYLKGKLVKKEGGKATVETDCGKTITVKEEDIHPRNPPKYDKIEDMAMMTHLNEPCVLYNLKERYASWMIYTYSGLFCVVVNPYKWLPVYDTTCVAAYRGKKRIEAPPHIFSISDNGYQFMLTDRENQSVLITGESGAGKTVNTKRVIQYFATIAAIGAKKAEPTPGKMQGSLEDQIVAANPLLEAYGNAKTVRNDNSSRFGKFIRIHFGTTGKLASADIETYLLEKSRVTFQLSAERSYHIFYQLMTGHRPELLEALLITTNPYDYPMISQGEITVKSINDVEEFDATDTAIDILGFTAEEKLGIYKLTGAVMHHGNMKFKQKQREEQAEPDGTEEADKIAYLLGLNSADMLKALCYPRVKVGNEMVTKGQTVPQVNNAVSALCKSIYEKMFLWMVIRINEMLDTKQARQFFIGVLDIAGFEIFDFNSLEQLCINFTNEKLQQFFNHHMFVLEQEEYKKEGIVWEFIDFGMDLAACIELIEKPMGIFSILEEECMFPKASDTTFKNKLHDQHLGKTKAFEKPKPGKGKAEAHFSLVHYAGTVDYNITGWLDKNKDPLNDSVVQLYQKASNKLLAMLYAAMPGAEEAAGGGGKKGGKKKGGSFQTVSALFRENLGKLMTNLRSTHPHFVRCLIPNETKTPGLMENFLVIHQLRCNGVLEGIRICRKGFPSRILYGDFKQRYKVLNASVIPEGQFIDNKKASEKLLGSIDVDHTQYKFGHTKVFFKAGLLGTLEEMRDEKLAELVTMTQALCRGYVMRKEFVKMMERRESIYSIQYNIRSFMNVKNWPWLKLYFKIKPLLKSAETEKELQQMKENYDKMQSDLAAALAKKKELEEKMVSLLQEKNDLQLQVAAEVENLSDAEERCEGLIKSKIQLEAKLKETNERLEDEEEINAELTAKKRKLEDECSELKKDIDDLELTLAKVEKEKHATENKVKNLTEEMASQDEAIAKLTKEKKALQESHQQTLDDLQAEEDKVNTLTKAKTKLEQQVDDLEGSLEQEKKLRMDLERAKRKLEGDLKLAQESIMDLENDKQQSDEKIKKKDFETSQLLSKIEDEQSLGAQLQKKIKELQARIEELEEEIEAERAARAKVEKQRADLSRELEEISERLEEAGGATAAQIEMNKKREAEFQKLRRDLEESTLQHEATASALRKKQADSVAELGEQIDNLQRVKQKLEKEKSEYKMEIDDLSSNMEAVAKAKGNLEKMCRTLEDQLSELKAKNDENVRQLNDINGQKARLQTENGEFSRQLEEKEALVSQLTRGKQAFTQQIEELKRHVEEEVKAKNALAHAVQSARHDCDLLREQFEEEQEAKAELQRGMSKANSEVAQWRTKYETDAIQRTEELEEAKKKLAQRLQDAEESIEAVNSKCASLEKTKQRLQGEVEDLMIDVERANALAANLDKKQRNFDKVLAEWKQKYEEGQAELEGAQKEARSLSTELFKMKNSYEEALDHLETMKRENKNLQQEISDLTEQIGETGKSIHELEKAKKTVETEKSEIQSALEEAEGTLEHEEAKILRVQLELNQIKGEIDRKLAEKDEEMEQIKRNSQRVIDSMQSTLDSEVRSRNDALRVKKKMEGDLNEMEIQLSHANRQAAESQKQLRNVQGQLKDAQLHLDDAVRGQEDMKEQVAMVERRNGLMVAEIEELRAALDQTERGRKVAEQELVDASERVGLLHSQNTSLMNTKKKLEADLVQVQGEVDDAVQESRNAEEKAKKAITDAAMMAEELKKEQDTSAHLERMKKNLEVTVKDLQHRLDEAENLAMKGGKKQLQKLESRVRELESEVEAEQRRGADAVKGVRKYERRVKELTYQTEEDKKNVNRLQDLVDKLQLKVKAYKRQAEEAEEQANTHMSRLRKIQHEFEEAQERADIAESQVNKMRAKSRDAGKSDSAE from the exons ATGAGCACAGACGCAGAGATGGAGCAGTATGGCCCGGCGGCGGTCTACCTCCGGAagccagagaaggagaggatTGAGGCACAAACTGCTCCTTTTGATGCCAAAACTGCCTATTTTGTGGCTGAGCCAACGGAGATGTACCTCAAGGGTAAACTTGTGAAGAAAGAGGGTGGAAAAGCCACGGTGGAAACCGACTGTGGAAAG ACGATCACAGTAAAAGAGGAGGACATCCACCCCAGGAACCCTCCCAAGTATGACAAAATTGAGGACATGGCCATGATGACCCACCTCAATGAGCCTTGCGTGTTGTATAACCTCAAAGAGCGTTATGCATCATGGATGATCTAC ACCTACTCTGGGTTGTTTTGCGTTGTGGTGAATCCATATAAGTGGCTTCCTGTGTATGATACTACATGTGTAGCAGCATACAGAGGCAAGAAGAGGATTGAGGCTCCACCCCacatcttctccatctctgacaATGGCTATCAGTTCATGCTCACTG ATCGTGAGAACCAGTCTGTCCTGATTAC TGGAGAATCCGGTGCTGGAAAGACTGTCAACACCAAGCGTGTCATCCAGTACTTTGCAACAATTGCAGCTATTGGAGCTAAGAAGGCTGAGCCAACACCCGGCAAAATGCAG GGCTCCCTTGAGGACCAAATTGTTGCAGCCAACCCTCTGCTGGAGGCTTATGGTAATGCCAAGACTGTGAGGAATGACAACTCCTCTCGTTTT GGTAAATTCATCAGGATCCACTTTGGCACTACTGGCAAGCTGGCTTCAGCTGATATTGAAACAT ATCTGCTGGAGAAGTCTCGTGTCACCTTCCAGTTGTCTGCTGAGAGGAGCTACCATATCTTCTACCAGCTGATGACTGGCCACAGGCCTGAACTCTTGG AGGCTCTTCTGATCACCACCAACCCCTATGACTACCCAATGATCAGTCAGGGTGAAATCACTGTGAAAAGCATCAATGATGTGGAGGAGTTCGATGCAACAGAT ACTGCTATTGACATCTTGGGCTTCACTGCTGAGGAGAAATTGGGCATCTACAAGCTGACTGGAGCTGTGATGCATCATGGCAACATGAAATTCAAGCAGAAGCAGCGTGAGGAGCAGGCTGAACCAGATGGCACTGAGG aGGCTGATAAAATCGCCTACCTCCTGGGACTGAACTCAGCTGATATGCTGAAAGCTCTGTGCTACCCAAGAGTCAAGGTCGGCAATGAGATGGTGACCAAAGGTCAGACCGTCCCACAG GTCAACAATGCTGTCAGTGCTCTGTGCAAATCCATCTAtgagaaaatgttcttgtgGATGGTCATCCGTATCAATGAGATGCTGGACACAAAGCAGGCAAGACAGTTCTTCATTGGAGTGTTGGATATCGCTGGATTTGAGATCTTTGAT TTCAACAGCTTggagcagctctgcatcaaCTTCACCaatgaaaaactgcaacagTTCTTCAACCACCACATGTTTGTCCTGGAGCAAGAGGAGTACAAGAAGGAGGGTATTGTTTGGGAGTTCATTGACTTTGGTATGGACTTGGCTGCCTGCATTGAGCTTATCGAGAAG CCAATGGGCATCTTCTCCATCCTTGAAGAGGAGTGCATGTTCCCCAAGGCCTCTGACACAACTTTCAAGAACAAGCTGCATGATCAGCATCTTGGCAAGACCAAGGCCTTTGAGAAGCCAAAGCCTGGAAAGGGCAAGGCTGAAGCTCACTTCTCCCTGGTTCACTATGCCGGCACAGTGGACTACAATATCACTGGGTGGCTGGACAAGAACAAGGACCCCCTGAACGATTCAGTTGTTCAGCTCTACCAGAAAGCTTCAAACAAACTGTTGGCCATGTTGTATGCAGCCATGCCTGGAGCTGAGg aggctgctggtggtggcgGCAAGAAGGGTGGCAAGAAGAAGGGTGGTTCCTTCCAGACTGTGTCTGCTCTTTTCAGG GAGAACTTGGGCAAGCTGATGACCAACTTGAGGAGCACCCACCCTCACTTTGTCCGCTGTCTGATTCCCAATGAAACTAAGACCCCAG GTCTTATGGAGAACTTCTTGGTCATCCACCAGCTGAGGTGTAATGGTGTGCTGGAGGGCATCAGAATCTGCAGAAAGGGCTTCCCAAGCAGAATCCTCTACGGTGACTTCAAGCAGAG ATACAAAGTATTGAATGCCAGTGTCATCCCTGAGGGACAGTTCATTGACAACAAGAAGGCTTCAGAGAAGCTGCTTGGCTCCATTGATGTGGACCACACTCAGTACAAGTTTGGACACACAAAG GTGTTCTTCAAAGCTGGTCTGCTGGGTACcctggaggagatgagagatgagaaacTGGCTGAGCTGGTGACCATGACTCAGGCTCTCTGCAGAGGATATGTCATGAGGAAGGAGTTTGTTaagatgatggagaggag GGAATCTATCTACTCTATTCAGTACAACATCCGTTCATTCATGAATGTTAAAAACTGGCCATGGCTGAAGCTCTACTTCAAGATCAAGCCTCTCCTGAAGAGTGCTGAGACTGAGAAGGAGCTACAGCAGATGAAGGAGAACTATGATAAGATGCAATCAGACCTGGCTGCTGCCCTGGCCAAGAAGAAGgaactggaggagaagatggtttccctgctgcaggagaagaatgACCTGCAACTCCAAGTGGCTGCA GAAGTTGAGAACCTCTCTGATGCTGAGGAAAGATGTGAAGGGCTCATTAAGAGCAAGATCCAACTCGAGGCCAAACTCAAGGAGACAAATGAGAGactggaggatgaagaggaaatcaATGCTGAGCTGACTGCcaagaagaggaagctggaggatgaatgCTCTGAGCTGAAGAAAGACATTGATGACTTGGAGCTCACTTTGGCTaaagtggagaaggagaaacatgCCACAGAAAACAAG GTGAAAAACCTGACAGAGGAGATGGCATCTCAAGATGAGGCTATTGCCAAGTTAACCAAGGAGAAGAAAGCCCTCCAAGAGAGCCACCAGCAAACACTTGATGATCTccaggcagaggaagacaaagtcaaCACTCTGACCAAAGCCAAGACAAAGCTGGAACAGCAAGTGGACGAT CTTGAGGGATCACTGGAGCAAGAGAAGAAGCTCCGCATGGACCTTGAGAGAGCCAAGAGGAAGCTTGAAGGAGATCTGAAACTAGCCCAGGAATCCATCATGGATCTGGAGAATGACAAACAGCAATCTGATGAGAAAATCAAGAA GAAAGACTTTGAAACCAGCCAGCTCCTCAGCAAGATTGAGGATGAACAGTCTCTCGGTGCTCAGCTTCAGAAGAAGATCAAAGAGCTCCAG GCTCGtattgaggagctggaggaagagattGAGGCTGAGAGGGCTGCTCGGGCTAAGGTTGAGAAGCAGAGGGCTGACCTCTCCAGGGAGCTTGAGGAGATCAGTGAGAGGCTCGAGGAGGCTGGTGGAGCAACAGCTGCTCAGATTGAGATGAACAAGAAGCGTGAAGCTGAGTTCCAGAAGCTGCGCCGTGATCTTGAAGAGTCAACCCTGCAGCATGAAGCAACCGCATCAGCTCTCCGCAAGAAGCAGGCAGACAGTGTTGCAGAGCTGGGAGAGCAGATCGACAACCTCCAGCGTGTcaagcagaagctggagaaggagaagagcgAGTACAAGATGGAGATTGATGACCTCTCCAGCAACATGGAGGCTGTTGCTAAAGCTAAG GGCAACttggaaaaaatgtgcagaactCTTGAGGACCAGTTGAGTGAGCTCAAAGCCAAAAATGATGAGAATGTTCGCCAGCTGAATGACATTAATGGACAGAAGGcaagactgcagacagagaacg GTGAGTTCTCCCGTCAGCTTGAAGAGAAGGAAGCTCTTGTTTCCCAGCTGaccagaggaaaacaagccTTCACTCAACAGATTGAGGAGCTTAAGAGACACGTTGAGGAGGAAGTCAAG GCCAAGAATGCCCTGGCCCATGCAGTTCAGTCAGCCCGCCATGACTGTGATCTGCTCAGAGAGCAGtttgaggaggagcaggaggccaaAGCTGAGCTACAGAGAGGAATGTCCAAGGCCAACAGTGAGGTGGCTCAATGGAGAACCAAATATGAGACTGATGCTATCCAGCGcactgaggagctggaggaggccaa GAAAAAGCTTGCCCAGCGCTTGCAGGATGCTGAGGAATCCATTGAGGCTGTGAACTCCAAGTGCGCCTCCTTGGAGAAGACCAAGCAGAGGCTGCAGGGTGAGGTGGAGGACCTCATGATTGACGTTGAGAGAGCCAATGCTCTGGCTGCCAACCTTGACAAGAAGCAGAGGAACTTTGATAAG GTCCTTGCAGAATGGAAACAGAAGTATGAGGAGGgccaggcagagctggagggagcTCAGAAGGAGGCTCGTTCTCTCAGCACTGAACTGTTCAAGATGAAGAACTCTTATGAGGAGGCTCTGGATCATCTGGAGAccatgaagagagagaacaagaacCTGCAGC AGGAGATCTCAGACCTGACTGAACAGATTGGTGAGACTGGTAAGAGTATCCATGAGTTGGAGAAAGCCAAGAAGACTGTAGAGACTGAGAAGTCTGAAATTCAGTCAGCACTGGAGGAAGCTGAG GGCACACTTGAACACGAAGAGGCCAAGATTCTCCGTGTCCAGCTTGAGCTCAACCAGATCAAAGGTGAGATTGACAGGAAGCTGGCAGAGAAggatgaggagatggagcagatcAAGAGGAACAGCCAGAGAGTGATTGACTCCATGCAGAGCACTCTTGATTCTGAGGTCAGGAGCAGGAATGATGCCCTGAGAGtcaagaagaagatggagggagacctGAATGAGATGGAGATTCAGCTGAGCCATGCCAACAGGCAGGCTGCTGAGTCTCAGAAACAACTGAGGAATGTCCAGGGACAACTCAAG GATGCCCAACTGCACCTTGATGATGCTGTGAGAGGACAGGAAGACATGAAGGAGCAGGTTGCCATGGTGGAGCGCAGAAATGGCCTGATGGTGGCTGAGATCGAGGAGCTGAGAGCAGCTCTggaccagacagagagaggacgcAAAGTGGCTGAACAGGAGCTGGTTGATGCTAGTGAGCGTGTTGGACTGCTTCActctcag AACACCAGTCTTATGAACAccaagaagaagctggaggctGACCTCGTCCAGGTTCAAGGTGAAGTGGATGATGCTGTTCAGGAATCGAGAAATGCTGAAGAGAAAGCCAAGAAGGCTATTACTGAT GCTGCCATGATggctgaggagctgaagaaggagcaggacaCCAGTGCTCacctggagaggatgaagaagaaccTGGAGGTCACAGTCAAGGACCTCCAGCACCGTCTGGATGAGGCTGAGAACCTCGCCATGAAGGGCGGCAAGAAGCAGCTCCAGAAACTGGAGTCCAGG GTACGTGAGCTGGAGAGTGAAGTTGAGGCCGAGCAGAGACGTGGAGCTGATGCTGTAAAAGGAGTCCGCAAATatgagaggagagttaaggAGCTGACATACCAG actgaggaggacaagaagaaTGTGAACAGACTTCAGGATCTGGTGGACAAGCTGCAGCTTAAAGTGAAGGCTTACAAGAGACAGGCTGAAGAGGCC gaggagcaggccaACACCCACATGTCCAGGCTCAGGAAGATTCAGCACGAGTTTGAGGAAGCTCAGGAGCGCGCTGACATCGCTGAGTCCCAGGTCAACAAGATGAGAGCCAAGAGCCGTGACGCTGGAAAG TCTGACAGTGCTGAATGA